In Deinococcus aerophilus, a single window of DNA contains:
- the hemL gene encoding glutamate-1-semialdehyde 2,1-aminomutase, with protein MTGTGITAQTSPPTERSEALFTRARTVTPGGVNSPVRAFKSVGGTPRFIREAHGAYLTDADGTRFIDYIGSWGPMILGHDHPAVREAISDALQYGTSFGAPGEREVELAELVTRLTHTDKVRFTSSGTEATMSALRLARGFTGRKLIVKFRGNYHGHADGLLVEAGSGLMTNLDGGLGAAAPSSAGVPEEYAALTLVSEYNDPQGLDTLMAERGAEVAAVIFEPVVGNAGVLIPTPEFLEALHRVQNAGALLIADEVMTGFRLSLNGATGRLGLRPDLICWGKIIGGGLPVGAYGGRAEVMDFVSPQGPVYQAGTLSGNPLAMAAGLATLRTLEADPDLYTRLETYTTRLSDGLKTLAAEAGVPVSVNQIGSMLTPFFQDAPHGSVRSYTDAARSDTRAFAAWFQGLLSRGIYWAPSQFESIFVSAAHTGVELDATLQAVRAALADLNGTDLSPKGVQP; from the coding sequence ATGACAGGAACGGGCATCACAGCACAGACGTCCCCCCCCACCGAGCGGTCCGAGGCGCTGTTCACCCGCGCCCGCACCGTTACGCCGGGCGGCGTGAACAGTCCGGTACGGGCGTTCAAGAGCGTGGGCGGCACGCCGCGCTTTATCCGTGAGGCGCACGGCGCGTACCTGACCGATGCCGACGGGACCCGCTTTATCGACTACATCGGGTCATGGGGACCGATGATTCTGGGCCATGACCACCCGGCGGTGCGGGAGGCGATCTCGGACGCCCTGCAGTACGGCACGTCGTTTGGCGCTCCGGGCGAGCGCGAGGTGGAGCTGGCCGAACTGGTGACGCGCCTGACCCACACCGATAAGGTTCGCTTTACCAGCAGCGGCACCGAGGCGACCATGAGCGCGCTGCGGCTGGCCCGAGGATTTACCGGGCGCAAGCTGATCGTGAAGTTCCGGGGCAACTACCACGGCCACGCCGACGGCCTGCTCGTGGAGGCGGGCAGCGGCCTGATGACCAACCTCGACGGTGGCCTGGGCGCGGCGGCCCCCAGCAGTGCGGGCGTGCCCGAGGAGTACGCCGCCCTGACACTGGTCAGTGAGTACAACGACCCCCAGGGTCTAGACACCCTGATGGCCGAGCGCGGCGCGGAGGTGGCCGCCGTGATCTTTGAGCCGGTGGTGGGCAACGCCGGGGTGCTGATTCCCACCCCCGAGTTTCTGGAGGCCCTGCACCGTGTCCAGAACGCGGGAGCGCTGCTGATTGCCGACGAGGTCATGACCGGCTTCCGCCTGTCTCTGAACGGCGCCACCGGCCGGCTGGGCCTCAGGCCCGACCTGATCTGCTGGGGCAAGATCATCGGCGGCGGGCTGCCCGTGGGCGCTTACGGCGGGCGGGCCGAGGTCATGGATTTCGTCTCGCCGCAGGGACCGGTGTACCAGGCGGGCACGCTGAGCGGCAACCCGCTGGCAATGGCGGCCGGCCTCGCGACCCTGAGAACGCTGGAGGCCGATCCCGATCTGTACACGCGCCTGGAGACCTACACCACGCGCCTGAGCGACGGCCTGAAGACGCTGGCCGCAGAAGCGGGCGTACCCGTCAGCGTCAACCAGATCGGCTCGATGCTCACTCCCTTCTTTCAGGACGCCCCGCACGGCTCGGTCCGCAGCTACACCGACGCCGCCCGCAGCGACACGCGGGCCTTCGCCGCATGGTTCCAGGGCCTGCTGTCGCGCGGCATCTACTGGGCACCCTCGCAGTTCGAGAGCATCTTCGTCAGCGCGGCACACACCGGCGTGGAACTGGATGCCACACTACAGGCCGTACGGGCCGCCCTCGCCGACCTGAACGGCACCGACCTCTCGCCCAAAGGAGTCCAGCCTTGA
- a CDS encoding CoA-binding protein: protein MHATPDVIRVLKENKVIAVVGFHHDSTKPAYYVPEYMHRQGYTVIPVNPALAARGESYFGHKAVATLAEISMPVDIVDIFRRSDRVPDHLDDILSMQPLPRVVWMQLGIRNDRVARELTARGIDVVQDRCLLADHRALL, encoded by the coding sequence ATGCACGCCACCCCGGACGTGATCCGGGTGCTGAAAGAGAACAAGGTCATCGCTGTGGTGGGCTTTCACCACGACAGCACCAAACCCGCGTACTACGTGCCCGAATACATGCACCGCCAGGGCTACACGGTCATCCCGGTCAATCCGGCGCTGGCCGCGCGCGGCGAAAGCTATTTCGGCCACAAGGCGGTGGCCACGCTGGCCGAGATCAGCATGCCGGTGGACATCGTGGACATCTTCCGCCGCAGCGACCGGGTGCCCGACCACCTCGACGACATCCTGAGCATGCAGCCGCTCCCCAGGGTGGTGTGGATGCAACTCGGCATCCGCAACGACCGGGTGGCCCGGGAACTCACGGCGCGCGGCATTGACGTCGTTCAGGACCGCTGCCTGCTCGCCGACCACCGCGCGCTGCTGTAG